In a single window of the Salvelinus alpinus chromosome 15, SLU_Salpinus.1, whole genome shotgun sequence genome:
- the LOC139540299 gene encoding putative nuclease HARBI1 isoform X2, whose amino-acid sequence MSSSPSLATEDSVTSKRSSIGLQMVCNADCVISNVVAKWPGSVHDSRIFRASEIYQCLSQGEFSGVLLGDRGYGCQPFLLTPFTDPQEAQQAYNHAHARTRARVEMTFGLLKARFHCLHKLRVSPVRACDITVACAVLHNVACLRKERAPRVPPAMDWDNPAIFPDDDSGRLLRDQYVLNYFS is encoded by the exons atgtcttcatctccttccctggccacagaagactctgtgacatcaaagaggagttctataggattgcag atggtctgcaatgctgactgtgtgatcagcaatgttgtggcaaaatggcctggctcagtccatgactccagaatctttcgggcctctgaaatctatcagtgcctatcacaag gtgaattctctggtgtgttgctgggagacagggggtatggctgccagccttttctcctgacacctttcacagacccccaggaagcacagcaggcctacaaccatgcccatgccaggaccagggccagagttgaaatgacctttggcctcctgaaggcacgctttcactgccttcacaaattaagggtcagccctgttagggcatgtgatattactgtggcttgtgctgtcctccacaatgtggcctgcctgaggaaggagagggcccccagagtgccaccagccatggactgggacaatccggcaatcttccctgatgacgacagtggtcggctgctgagggaccaatatgtgttgaattattttagttag
- the LOC139540299 gene encoding uncharacterized protein isoform X1, with amino-acid sequence MCVCVCVCVCVCKLNMNGPKRTWQQVKIKYKNILQNAVKKNTHRQGTGGGSPKADLTPAEDMALELNKGRPVLEGIPGGKETSIGSSQDATRFIQVSGSTVFLLEPPAQAPDDADPGEGPSAAATAHDGDDDEEETISLDSRRHEDPDAIQWENQPGNISSQAIRKLYGNHLRRQIELADIDIQYKKKKMENLALESEIKKRTIRKLDLEIKKLERELQEDDTAQNKN; translated from the exons atgtgtgtgtgtgtgtgtgtgtgtgtgtgtgtgtgtaaattaaacatgaacgggccaaaacggacatggcagcaggtcaaaatcaaatacaagaacattctgcagaatg cagtgaaaaagaatacccacagacaaggcacgggtggtgggtcaccaaaggctgaccttaccccagcagaggacatggccttggagctaaataaaggcaggcccgtcttagaggggatccctggggggaaagagacgagcataggttcctcccaagatgccacccgcttcattcaag tgtctggcagcactgtgttcctgttagagccaccagcacaagcaccagacgatgctgatcca ggtgaaggccccagtgcagcagcaacagcacatgatggagacgatgatgaggaggagaccatctctctggattccagaaggcatgag gacccagatgctatacagtgggaaaaccagcctggcaacata agctcacaagctatcagaaagttgtatggcaaccacctccggcgccaaatagaactggcagacatagacattcagtacaagaagaaaaagatggaaaatcttgcactggagtccgaaataaaaaagaggacaattaggaaactggaccttgaaataaaaaaacttgagagggag ctccaagaagatgacacagctcaaaataaaaattag
- the LOC139540299 gene encoding uncharacterized protein isoform X3, with protein MALELNKGRPVLEGIPGGKETSIGSSQDATRFIQVSGSTVFLLEPPAQAPDDADPGEGPSAAATAHDGDDDEEETISLDSRRHEDPDAIQWENQPGNISSQAIRKLYGNHLRRQIELADIDIQYKKKKMENLALESEIKKRTIRKLDLEIKKLERELQEDDTAQNKN; from the exons atggccttggagctaaataaaggcaggcccgtcttagaggggatccctggggggaaagagacgagcataggttcctcccaagatgccacccgcttcattcaag tgtctggcagcactgtgttcctgttagagccaccagcacaagcaccagacgatgctgatcca ggtgaaggccccagtgcagcagcaacagcacatgatggagacgatgatgaggaggagaccatctctctggattccagaaggcatgag gacccagatgctatacagtgggaaaaccagcctggcaacata agctcacaagctatcagaaagttgtatggcaaccacctccggcgccaaatagaactggcagacatagacattcagtacaagaagaaaaagatggaaaatcttgcactggagtccgaaataaaaaagaggacaattaggaaactggaccttgaaataaaaaaacttgagagggag ctccaagaagatgacacagctcaaaataaaaattag